The nucleotide sequence GGCACGCAGCAATCACGCTTGCCAATCACCATTCCCAGTGCGGCTGCCGCTCTGCGTCCCTTGCCGGCAACACATTCACGCGAATGCACATTGCTCTACAGCTATCCGCGATGACGGCGGTGGCGTTGACGCAGCCATGGTCGTCAAGCCCCCCGCCAGCCATGCCAGTAGCGGTCCCGATAACAGAGCCAATGTTGAAGTGGCAACAAAGGCCATCTAGTATGTCAAACATATACTGACTACCCGGCCTTTAGCACAGCTTGCTGCCATGAACCCATTTGTATTGCTTGACATGCTCAAGACGCCGGTATGGATTATTCGCCCGTCGACCGAGGAAGTACTGCACGCCAATCCGGCGGCGATAGCGCTGGACGCGGGCCTGAGTATTGACGACATGCGCCACGGCAGCTTGTCCGCCTGCGTACACCCGGCACTGGCCGACTACACGCCGGCCATCCTGGCCCGCGAGCAGGTGGTGGAAATCTGGACCATACAGCAGCAAGGCCAGCAACAGCCACTCTGCTGCCACCTGCGCTGGCTGGAAATGGCCGGACAAGCCGACGCCATCCTGATAGAAGCCAGCCCACCCTCCCATACCATGCCGCCCCCCCAAGCAAACGCCACCACCGACGCGCTAGCGGAAGATGGCTTTCACCGCATGCTGATGCAGACCAATAGCGCGCCCATGCTGTTGATCGACCCGGATGATGAAGGCCGCATCGTCAATGTGAATGAAGCCGCGATGCGCTTTTATGGCTATTCCCGCGCTGAATTCGCCGCCAAACACACCTGGGAAATCAACGCCCAGGGACGTGCCATCCTGCCGGTGATGCAGCAGATATCCCTGCTGCCGGGCGGCCACAAGCCCTTGAGCTTTGTGCACCGGCTGGCGGATGGCAGCCTGCGCGATGTACAGACCTATGCCGGTCCAGTGGAGGTGCATGGCAAGCGGCTGATGTTGTGCGTGATACACGACATCACCGAGCAGCAAAGGCTGAAGGCCGAGCTGGAACAGGCGGCGCTGCGCGATCCGCTCACCGGATTGTGGAACCGCCGTTACCTGTTGCAACAGCTGGAACGCGCCATTCTGGAAAAGCAGCGCTTTGGCAACGGCTTCAGCCTGATCCTGCTGGATGCCGACCATTTCAAGCGCATCAACGATCAGTTTGGCCACTTCACCGGCGACGAAGTGCTGGTGTGGTTGGCCCATAGCTTGCAATCACGGGTGCGCGCAGTCGACAGCGTATGCCGCTGGGGCGGCGAGGAGTTCATCATCCTGCTGCCGCAAACCAGTCAGCACAATGCGCTGCACCTGGCCGAATGCCTGCGCGAAACTGTGGCCAGCAGCCAGAAGACACATCTGCCGGCCATCACCATCAGCATGGGTGTCACGCAACATCTGGACGAAGAGAGCCTGGAAAGCCTGATCATGCGTGTCGACCATGCGCTGTACCAGGCCAAGACATTGGGCCGCAACTGCGTCATCGCGGCCTGAGCCGCCCAGCCAGCCGGCTCGCCCCGCCGGGTCCACCGCCTCGGGCGAAGCGACAAAGAGCGGTGGACAGCCCAGGCCTGCTTGATGCAGATGAAGCGCTGCCGCTGCCGCCAACCACGCTACGCAGCACCCGCTAATGGACACGCCGCCTGCGCTGCGGCTGGGAGCACCAGCCGACTCAGGCTAGAATGCGCCAGCGATGGCCGCAGCAGCGGCTGTTTTTTCGACCTGCGTAGCGAAGATGACGATGGATCAACAACTGAAAATTGAAGACCTGCAATTGGGCGAGGGCAAGGCCGTGGTGCGCGGCGCGCTGATCACCACCCACTATACCGGCTGGCTGGAAGATGGCAGCCAGTTTGACTCGTCGCACGACAAGGGCCGCCCTTTCCAGTGCGTGATCGGCACCGGCCGCGTCATCAAGGGCTGGGATATCGGACTGATGGGCATGCGCGTGGGCGGCAAACGCCGGCTGTGGGTGCCGGCGGCACTGGCCTATGGCGACAGGCAGATCGGTGCGCGCATCCCGCCCCACTCCAATCTGCTGTTTGAAATCGAAGTGCTAGAAGTGCTGACCCGCGACGACTGAGTCCACACCGCCATCGGCCACGGCCAGCTGCCGGGCAGCTTGCCTGGCCACCTCGTCCAGTAGCGGCTGCCAGTCGCGTGCTGCCGATTGGCGGAACAGCTGCATGCTGGCATACCACGGGCTGTCACTGCGGCCCAGGCCCCAGCGGAAATCCGGATTGAACGGCAGCAATACCCAGCAGGCCTTGCCCAGTGCACCTGCCAGATGAGCCACCGAGGTATCCACACTGATCACCAGATCCATCTGCATGATCAGTCCTGCCGTGTCCTGCAAGGTATTCAGCGTTGCCGCATGGTCGACGATGCCGGCAGCACGCACCTGGGCCGGATCTTCGCGATACTCGCGCTGCAGCGAATGAAACTCGGCATCCAGCTGCAGCAGGCGATCCAGTTGCGCCAGTTTCAGGCTGCGCTGCCGGTCATTCAGATGCTGTGCCAGTCCTGACCACACCAGCCCGATACGCGGGCGCGGGCGCACACCCAGCCGCTCTGCCCAGACTTGCTGCTGCTCAGCCGTCACCGTCAGATAAGCGGTGGCTGCCGGGATCGTGTCCAGCGTGGTGGCAAAGCGCAAGGGCAAGGACATCATCGGGCAGTGCAGATCAAAAGCCGGCAGCTGTTCGCGCCGGGTAAACACTTGCACTCCACTCACCACCTGAGCGGCCAGCTCCTGCAACGGTGGATTGAGCAGCATGATCAGCCGAGCACCGCGCTGCTGCAACAAAGGCAGATAGCGCAACATCTGGATGGTATCGCCCAAGCCCTGCTCCTGGTGGAGCAGCAGGGTTTTGCCCTCCAGCGACTCGCCCTGCCATTCCGGCTGAGTAAAGCGCTGCAGGCCAGAGCGCTGACACAGCGGTGGGTCCAGCTTGCGCGCCTCGTAGTACTGCCAGCCTGTGGCATAGTCGCCCTGCAGTAACAGCAACCAGGACAAGTCGTAGCGGGCCAGCACATCGTCAGGAAAGCGCGCGAGGACCTTGTCCAGCCATGCCTGTGCCGCCACATGCTCGCCGTTTTCCGCCAGCAGCGCCGCCAGATTCACCATGGCGTCGCTATTGTGCGGATCAAGACGCAAGGCGGTGACAAAATCCTCATGTGCCGCTGCGCGCTGGTCGAGCAGCACCTGCACATTGCCACGGTTGCTGTAGGCTTCGGCCATGCCAGGACGCAGGGCGATGGCGCGGTCGAAATCGCGCAAGGCCTGCGGCAACTGCTGCTGGTTTTTCAGCAGGATGCCGCGATTGACATAAGCCTCGGCCAGATCAGGTTGCAGGGCAATTGCGCGGTTGAAGTGCGCCAGCGCAGCCTTGCCCTGACTCAGCCGCACCAGCGCCAACCCCAGCAGGAAGTTGACTTCCGGGCTGTCCGGGTAGGCTTTCAACACCCGCAGCAACCCGTCTCTGGCTACGGACGGCTTGCCTTGCTGCAGGTGCTGCATGGCCTGGTTGATCTTGTTGAGCGCAAGTTGTTCATTCATAGGGCGGCAATCGAAATGGAAAACGGTGCCAGCAAGCGGCGCATCCTGCCTGCCGGGCAGCCTGCAAGTGTAACGAGGCCACCCGCACCCGGCAAATCGCCGCTGGCTGGCGGCCACATTGGCTAAAGCCGCATGCCCAGGCTCAGTGAAAACAGGCTGCGGTCGCGCAGCAGGTTGTAATCGCCACCACCGGTTTTCAGGTAATTGATATCCAGCTGGTAGCGGCGGCGCATTTCCAGGCTGAGGCCCAGCATGGCGCTGAAGCGGCCCTGCGAATACAGGCCGTCATAGGAATAACCACGCACATCCTGCCCCAGGGTCAGCGCCGGGGTGAGGCTGAGCTCAGGCCAAAGCCCGGTATAGCGGCTTTCCAGCCGGGCGCGTACGCCCCAGGCGTGGCTGGTGACAAAACCATCCACTCGGCAGCTGGCTGCATCACTGGTGCAGCCCGGATTGTTCTGACTGGGTGCCATGCCCCAGCCACCGCGACCATAACGCATCACCGAGGGGTCCGGCAGAGCAATCACATATTTCGACCCCAACTCGGCCGACAGCTTGGCCGCCCCGCCCCATACCTGGCCCAGCACTTTGCTGGCGCCCAGGCTGAGATTCATCACGCGGAAGCGATCATAGCCATCTGCCGAGGTCCCTGCCGGCAGCTGGACCAGCCGCGCCAGCGGTCCGCGCCCCAGCAGCAGGCCATTGAGAAAGTCGGCACCGTTCCAGGCCAGCGGCTGATCCGGGATGTAGGCCAGCTCGGCATACACCGCCCCGCGTGCAGCCTGCCCGGTCTTGAAATTGACGGCAAACAGGTGCAGATCTGCCGGAAAACTGCGGTAGTACTGGCTGCTCAGCCCGCCAGGCTGGGCCTGGCCGGTATTGGCGAGCAGAGGCGTGAGCACGCCGGCGCTATTATGCTGCACCCCGGTATAGCCCACCTTGCTGTCGATATTGGCAGCGTAAAAACCGAACAGGCCCACGCCGTCCAGCAGGTAATGCATGCCCAAGCCGTACTGCCCGCCGGCAGGCAGCCGGTCGGCCGCGCGGCTGACCGAATCCAGCGCATTACCCAGCGACTGCGCATCGGTGGTGCTGATGTTGCGATGGTAAAGGGCCGACAACAAGCTACCGTTCAGCGTCAGCGCATTGCAACCGGGCTGCACATAATCGCCGGTAGAGTAAAAGGTGCCGCAACCCGGATACACATTGGGCGCAAAGGCAAACTGGTAAAAACCGTCCAGGCTGAGCCGCTCGTTCAGGTCCAGCTTGCCATACAGCGCCCAATCCGGAATGCCGGCTTCGGCTGACACCGAACTGGCGCGGCTGAGCGCCGCATAGTCAGTGGCGCTGACCTGCGACAGCACACCGCCGACGGTGGGGCTGCCCCAGGGAATGGTCTGACGCCCTGCGCGCAGCAACAGCGGCCGGCCAGCCAGGCGGGTCGTGCCGTACAGATAGGCATCATCCAGCACCACATTGCCAAAGCGCCCCAGCGCGACAAAGCCCTCGTCGCTCAGCGGTGCGCCGGCCTGATAATGATTGGGCACATTGCCATGCGCCACCCCTTGCCGTGACAGGGTGTAGTCATACCAGCCCTTGCCGGCCAGCCGCAGGCCCAGGCCGCGATACTGCAGATCCGCCTGCAGATAAGCCTCCAGCGCAGTGGACACCGCATCGCCGCTACGGTAATTCAGATCTCCGTCATTCAGGTTTTTCATATTGGTGCCACCAGTCAGCTGCGGGTCGGGATTAGCCGCCCGCAACACCGTACCGGCACCCAGCCAGCCACGCAGATCCAGTGTGGCGGCATCCAGCTCCAGCTGCATGCCCGGCCCCAGCACCGGCTTGACCGTGCCCAGACCATTGCTGATTTCGGCAGCCAGCAGCGGCATGGCACAACATGCCAGCCCCAAGCCCAGCAAACCGATTGTGCTACACCCCCGCCAC is from Aquitalea aquatilis and encodes:
- a CDS encoding DUF1302 domain-containing protein — translated: MQKNKEMAARANRQAWWRGCSTIGLLGLGLACCAMPLLAAEISNGLGTVKPVLGPGMQLELDAATLDLRGWLGAGTVLRAANPDPQLTGGTNMKNLNDGDLNYRSGDAVSTALEAYLQADLQYRGLGLRLAGKGWYDYTLSRQGVAHGNVPNHYQAGAPLSDEGFVALGRFGNVVLDDAYLYGTTRLAGRPLLLRAGRQTIPWGSPTVGGVLSQVSATDYAALSRASSVSAEAGIPDWALYGKLDLNERLSLDGFYQFAFAPNVYPGCGTFYSTGDYVQPGCNALTLNGSLLSALYHRNISTTDAQSLGNALDSVSRAADRLPAGGQYGLGMHYLLDGVGLFGFYAANIDSKVGYTGVQHNSAGVLTPLLANTGQAQPGGLSSQYYRSFPADLHLFAVNFKTGQAARGAVYAELAYIPDQPLAWNGADFLNGLLLGRGPLARLVQLPAGTSADGYDRFRVMNLSLGASKVLGQVWGGAAKLSAELGSKYVIALPDPSVMRYGRGGWGMAPSQNNPGCTSDAASCRVDGFVTSHAWGVRARLESRYTGLWPELSLTPALTLGQDVRGYSYDGLYSQGRFSAMLGLSLEMRRRYQLDINYLKTGGGDYNLLRDRSLFSLSLGMRL
- a CDS encoding tetratricopeptide repeat protein, with protein sequence MNEQLALNKINQAMQHLQQGKPSVARDGLLRVLKAYPDSPEVNFLLGLALVRLSQGKAALAHFNRAIALQPDLAEAYVNRGILLKNQQQLPQALRDFDRAIALRPGMAEAYSNRGNVQVLLDQRAAAHEDFVTALRLDPHNSDAMVNLAALLAENGEHVAAQAWLDKVLARFPDDVLARYDLSWLLLLQGDYATGWQYYEARKLDPPLCQRSGLQRFTQPEWQGESLEGKTLLLHQEQGLGDTIQMLRYLPLLQQRGARLIMLLNPPLQELAAQVVSGVQVFTRREQLPAFDLHCPMMSLPLRFATTLDTIPAATAYLTVTAEQQQVWAERLGVRPRPRIGLVWSGLAQHLNDRQRSLKLAQLDRLLQLDAEFHSLQREYREDPAQVRAAGIVDHAATLNTLQDTAGLIMQMDLVISVDTSVAHLAGALGKACWVLLPFNPDFRWGLGRSDSPWYASMQLFRQSAARDWQPLLDEVARQAARQLAVADGGVDSVVAGQHF
- a CDS encoding FKBP-type peptidyl-prolyl cis-trans isomerase, with protein sequence MDQQLKIEDLQLGEGKAVVRGALITTHYTGWLEDGSQFDSSHDKGRPFQCVIGTGRVIKGWDIGLMGMRVGGKRRLWVPAALAYGDRQIGARIPPHSNLLFEIEVLEVLTRDD
- a CDS encoding GGDEF domain-containing protein translates to MNPFVLLDMLKTPVWIIRPSTEEVLHANPAAIALDAGLSIDDMRHGSLSACVHPALADYTPAILAREQVVEIWTIQQQGQQQPLCCHLRWLEMAGQADAILIEASPPSHTMPPPQANATTDALAEDGFHRMLMQTNSAPMLLIDPDDEGRIVNVNEAAMRFYGYSRAEFAAKHTWEINAQGRAILPVMQQISLLPGGHKPLSFVHRLADGSLRDVQTYAGPVEVHGKRLMLCVIHDITEQQRLKAELEQAALRDPLTGLWNRRYLLQQLERAILEKQRFGNGFSLILLDADHFKRINDQFGHFTGDEVLVWLAHSLQSRVRAVDSVCRWGGEEFIILLPQTSQHNALHLAECLRETVASSQKTHLPAITISMGVTQHLDEESLESLIMRVDHALYQAKTLGRNCVIAA